In a single window of the Gammaproteobacteria bacterium genome:
- a CDS encoding DUF3175 domain-containing protein, with protein sequence MEKRNKKWSQKVTENSHALQLEEGVFTWDDPLRIAKSLKKSAEQSHQRKGAPYQSASAMLTFYINRAGKKLLPEQKSILVAAKLELKKIFHHT encoded by the coding sequence ATGGAAAAAAGAAACAAAAAATGGTCGCAAAAGGTAACTGAAAATAGTCACGCTCTCCAATTAGAAGAGGGCGTCTTTACTTGGGATGATCCTCTTAGAATTGCAAAATCATTAAAAAAATCAGCAGAACAAAGTCATCAGCGTAAAGGCGCTCCTTATCAATCCGCCAGTGCCATGCTTACCTTTTATATCAATCGTGCGGGAAAAAAATTATTACCTGAACAAAAATCTATTCTGGTAGCAGCAAAATTAGAACTCAAAAAAATTTTTCACCACACTTAA
- the fabD gene encoding ACP S-malonyltransferase, protein MTSYVFPGQGSQSLGMGRTLFTDFPDLVEQANEILGYSIVKLCLEDPEGKLNQTNFTQPALFVVNALSYLNKIKENEKLPQYVAGHSLGEYNALFAARVFDFATGLKLVQKRGKLMSQATQGAMAAVIGLKSEDVLKLIAKHHLNELAIANYNSYTQVVITGLKTAVLAAETIFTGAGALYYLPLNVSGAFHSKYMDDAQQEFSLFMREFHFAKPIIPIIANMTAKPYPIGSIHTLLAQQITHPVHWTQTVEYLLLRGETDFEEIGPGRVLSSLIARIRKGQ, encoded by the coding sequence ATGACTAGCTATGTTTTCCCTGGACAAGGCTCGCAATCACTCGGCATGGGAAGAACTTTATTCACAGACTTTCCTGATTTAGTTGAACAAGCCAATGAGATTCTAGGTTATTCAATTGTGAAATTATGCTTAGAGGATCCAGAGGGAAAATTGAATCAAACTAACTTCACTCAACCTGCTCTTTTTGTCGTGAATGCTTTATCTTATCTCAATAAAATTAAAGAAAATGAAAAGCTGCCGCAGTATGTAGCTGGACATAGCTTAGGCGAATATAATGCATTATTTGCAGCACGCGTCTTTGATTTTGCCACTGGATTGAAGCTTGTACAAAAACGCGGGAAGCTGATGAGCCAAGCAACACAAGGGGCCATGGCAGCGGTAATCGGATTAAAAAGCGAAGACGTATTGAAACTCATTGCTAAACATCACTTAAACGAGCTTGCTATCGCTAATTACAACTCTTATACCCAAGTTGTGATTACCGGATTGAAAACTGCAGTATTGGCAGCAGAAACGATTTTTACTGGCGCAGGTGCACTTTATTATCTTCCCTTAAATGTAAGCGGTGCATTTCATTCCAAATATATGGACGATGCTCAACAAGAATTTAGCTTATTCATGCGTGAATTTCACTTTGCAAAACCCATTATTCCTATCATTGCTAACATGACAGCTAAACCCTATCCTATTGGCTCTATCCATACCTTACTTGCTCAACAAATTACACACCCCGTGCATTGGACTCAAACAGTTGAATACTTACTTTTGCGAGGAGAAACTGACTTTGAGGAAATAGGTCCTGGAAGAGTATTATCGAGCTTAATTGCGCGCATTCGCAAAGGGCAATGA
- a CDS encoding phosphotransferase produces MKNLFALVCSTYQLGNLTSIPSLMSGNDINTNYKVTTTKGNFLLKIIDIENYKKNHFVDKQALILSLTVGEQVAESMFKNNIPAVPALPHGNNEKMLMIDQKIIFVYPFVEGRISSLENITQDKIKKVANLLAKIHSLKISSEMGRIKWNMTIASLSDLVTQKPWLQLKDIQIFNQMLNELESFIQINSKQAIHAIKHSDDLVLAHNEMIPQNILWNLRDEPIIVDWESGGYMPVAVNYVDTLLAWCLESKENKYVLNTRKADGFIKEYERVQPKIKLTDNAISIVTAKWLLWLAFCSNRIAQPENQEVYIEFIFDTLKVLNFIQYHAHELEDLHHVHYAT; encoded by the coding sequence ATGAAAAATTTATTTGCATTAGTTTGCTCAACTTATCAACTCGGTAATTTAACTTCTATACCAAGTTTGATGTCTGGTAATGATATCAATACGAATTATAAAGTTACTACCACGAAGGGTAATTTTCTCTTAAAAATAATCGATATTGAAAATTATAAAAAAAATCATTTTGTTGATAAACAAGCTCTCATACTTTCCTTAACTGTTGGAGAACAAGTTGCAGAAAGTATGTTTAAAAATAATATCCCCGCGGTTCCTGCATTACCGCATGGTAATAATGAAAAAATGCTAATGATAGATCAAAAAATTATTTTTGTTTATCCGTTTGTTGAGGGTAGAATTTCTTCCCTTGAAAATATCACTCAAGATAAAATTAAAAAAGTTGCTAATCTATTAGCAAAAATTCATTCTTTAAAAATTTCATCTGAAATGGGTCGCATAAAATGGAATATGACCATTGCGTCTTTGTCGGACCTTGTTACACAGAAACCCTGGTTGCAATTAAAAGACATTCAGATTTTTAATCAAATGTTAAATGAGCTTGAGAGTTTCATTCAAATCAATTCTAAGCAAGCAATACATGCCATTAAACATTCAGATGATTTAGTGCTCGCTCATAATGAGATGATTCCGCAAAATATCTTATGGAATCTCAGAGATGAGCCTATTATTGTAGATTGGGAAAGCGGTGGTTATATGCCAGTTGCTGTCAATTATGTTGATACTTTATTAGCGTGGTGTCTTGAATCAAAAGAAAATAAATATGTTTTGAATACGAGAAAAGCAGATGGTTTTATTAAAGAGTATGAGAGAGTTCAGCCTAAAATAAAGCTAACCGATAATGCAATTAGCATTGTTACTGCGAAGTGGTTACTTTGGCTCGCGTTTTGTTCAAATCGTATTGCTCAACCAGAGAATCAAGAAGTTTATATTGAATTTATTTTTGACACTTTAAAAGTATTAAATTTCATCCAGTATCATGCACATGAATTAGAAGATTTGCATCACGTTCATTATGCTACTTAA
- the zapE gene encoding cell division protein ZapE, producing the protein MTITNYYLSHTLNNFVEDQAQLDVVEKLQCIQNGLIQEQKLRNIFPILRKRKYVPGLYLWGHVGSGKTFLMDCFYQSLPLTNKMRMHFFQFMQFIHVELNNYPHQSDPLALIVKQLAKKNIVLCLDEFLVKDIVDAMLLARLLKLMIKEGICLITTANIPPDELYKRGLQRQQFLPAIDLLKKHTEVIHIKVAQDYRTLTASHTVQLTESKMEQAFSILTQGKSISNTSLIINHHSIFVKKRTEDIVWFDFREICCIGRTPADYLFIAKNFPMIFISDIPAISSEQRNLIRLFISMIDVFYDANINLFFSTPIPLADIYVEGDMQFEFKRTLSRLIHFRHQHSN; encoded by the coding sequence ATGACCATTACAAATTACTATTTATCTCATACGCTTAATAATTTCGTAGAAGATCAAGCTCAACTGGATGTAGTGGAAAAACTGCAATGCATTCAAAATGGACTTATTCAAGAACAAAAGTTGCGCAATATATTTCCAATTTTACGAAAGCGAAAATATGTTCCGGGGTTATATCTGTGGGGTCACGTCGGCAGTGGTAAAACTTTTCTCATGGATTGCTTTTACCAATCCCTCCCTTTGACAAATAAAATGCGTATGCATTTTTTTCAGTTTATGCAATTTATCCATGTTGAGCTCAATAATTATCCGCACCAAAGCGATCCTTTGGCTTTAATCGTCAAGCAATTGGCAAAAAAAAATATCGTTCTTTGTTTAGATGAATTTTTAGTTAAAGATATTGTCGATGCAATGTTATTAGCTCGTTTACTAAAACTCATGATTAAAGAGGGAATTTGCTTAATTACAACCGCAAATATTCCACCCGATGAGCTATACAAAAGAGGATTACAAAGACAACAGTTTTTACCTGCCATTGATTTATTAAAAAAACATACTGAAGTCATTCATATTAAGGTAGCTCAAGACTATCGCACCTTGACTGCATCTCATACTGTGCAATTAACTGAATCAAAGATGGAACAAGCATTTAGTATTTTAACCCAAGGTAAATCTATTTCTAATACATCACTAATCATTAATCATCATTCGATTTTTGTTAAAAAAAGAACTGAGGATATTGTTTGGTTTGATTTTCGAGAAATCTGCTGTATTGGGCGGACACCTGCAGATTATTTGTTCATTGCAAAAAATTTTCCGATGATCTTCATCAGTGACATACCCGCCATTTCGAGTGAACAAAGAAATTTAATTCGTTTATTCATCAGTATGATCGATGTTTTTTATGATGCGAATATAAATTTGTTTTTTTCAACTCCTATTCCCTTAGCCGATATTTATGTTGAAGGAGACATGCAATTTGAATTTAAGCGCACTCTCTCTCGACTTATTCACTTTCGTCATCAACATTCAAATTGA
- a CDS encoding MFS transporter gives MKEFKVVSLSKNKNTIYMAYLGWFIVTLFYFYQYILRVAPGVLVTDLRFAFRLTADEFATLGSYYLYAYALFQIPLGFIVDCVGVRKTVLASITLCIAGAYLFSTSQVFWTLQLSRIMVGLGSACAFMCALKLVVDSFPMGKRGFLMGATLTLGTVGALVAGKPLALLSEAVGFRQAINDVAILGLFILIITFVLLPKPKKENLIPLTKALPKHLWASLLDVFKSRPIMLYAILAVAVYTPLSVLADLWGVAFLMQKYALGRVDAAKISMMMYLGLGIGCLTLPWLSEKYHYLNRSIRLSACAVLVLFGLLLYGPILSQSMLMVLLTLLGIFCGAEMLCFTGAGQYTHTYNVGITLGVVNTLNMLGGGLLQQLIGFGLDQFWDGKVDEAGLRMYTTANYTLVLSILMIVITICCLLSLRLPKDSVVKNKD, from the coding sequence ATGAAGGAATTTAAAGTGGTTAGCTTAAGTAAAAATAAAAATACTATATATATGGCCTACTTAGGCTGGTTCATTGTTACTCTTTTCTATTTTTATCAATATATTTTACGCGTAGCACCCGGTGTGCTCGTGACAGATTTACGGTTCGCTTTTCGTTTAACAGCGGATGAATTTGCTACGTTAGGTTCCTATTATTTGTATGCTTATGCATTATTTCAAATTCCGCTTGGTTTCATTGTGGATTGTGTGGGCGTCCGAAAAACGGTGCTCGCTTCTATAACGTTATGTATCGCTGGCGCTTATTTATTTTCAACATCACAAGTGTTTTGGACCTTACAATTGAGCCGCATTATGGTTGGTCTAGGATCTGCTTGTGCATTTATGTGTGCCTTGAAACTTGTTGTTGATTCTTTTCCTATGGGTAAGCGCGGGTTTTTAATGGGTGCAACTTTAACTTTGGGAACAGTAGGTGCATTAGTTGCAGGCAAACCCTTGGCATTATTATCTGAAGCAGTGGGTTTTCGGCAAGCTATTAATGATGTTGCCATATTAGGTTTGTTTATTTTGATTATTACTTTTGTTCTTCTACCAAAACCAAAAAAAGAAAATTTAATTCCACTAACGAAAGCGCTGCCTAAACATTTGTGGGCATCATTGCTTGATGTTTTTAAATCTCGACCAATTATGCTTTATGCTATTTTAGCTGTCGCCGTTTATACTCCCTTGTCCGTGCTAGCCGATTTATGGGGCGTTGCTTTTTTAATGCAGAAGTATGCATTGGGGCGCGTGGATGCGGCTAAAATAAGTATGATGATGTACCTTGGATTGGGAATTGGCTGTTTAACTTTACCGTGGCTCAGTGAAAAATATCATTATTTAAATCGTAGCATTCGCTTAAGTGCTTGTGCTGTCTTGGTTTTATTTGGGTTGTTACTGTACGGTCCAATATTGTCGCAATCGATGTTAATGGTCTTGCTCACTTTGCTTGGCATCTTTTGTGGGGCTGAAATGCTTTGTTTCACTGGGGCCGGTCAATATACGCATACTTATAATGTAGGAATTACTCTCGGTGTTGTTAACACTTTAAATATGTTGGGTGGCGGACTTTTGCAACAGCTTATCGGTTTTGGTTTAGATCAATTTTGGGATGGTAAAGTGGACGAGGCTGGCTTGCGCATGTATACAACTGCGAATTATACCCTGGTTTTATCGATATTAATGATTGTTATTACCATTTGCTGCTTATTATCGTTAAGACTTCCAAAAGATTCAGTAGTAAAAAATAAAGATTAA
- a CDS encoding superinfection immunity protein, with amino-acid sequence MVFLLFFLLLLFSFAVAIYFIPTFVAKYRNHHNLSAIFLMNLFFGWSFIGWALSLVWAMTRVISTSQPIVYLQGSRC; translated from the coding sequence ATGGTATTTTTATTATTTTTTTTGTTACTCTTATTTTCATTTGCTGTGGCAATCTACTTCATACCAACTTTTGTTGCAAAGTATAGAAATCATCATAATTTGTCTGCCATCTTTCTCATGAATCTTTTTTTTGGCTGGTCTTTTATCGGTTGGGCACTATCCTTAGTTTGGGCAATGACAAGGGTGATATCCACCTCCCAACCGATTGTTTATCTACAAGGCTCACGTTGTTAA
- a CDS encoding PAS domain-containing protein, translated as MINPNLDILNQLPASIFWKNNNLEFLGGNQSFLRAAGLSHVTDIVGKTDFDLPWSCTHADLYRKDDREILRGKIIYNQLETQLQATGQLVTVIVNKKPLYDQNNIPIGLIGSYMEKKPEPHRATLNILSKQQKYCLLYTIQGKSAKQIANQLGLSTRTIEFYLGLIKQKLACRNKAELISTALRLGFKA; from the coding sequence ATGATTAATCCCAACTTGGATATTTTAAATCAATTGCCTGCTTCCATCTTTTGGAAAAATAATAACCTTGAATTTCTCGGGGGAAATCAATCCTTTCTTAGGGCGGCTGGATTGAGTCATGTCACTGACATTGTTGGTAAAACAGATTTTGACTTACCGTGGTCCTGCACCCATGCTGATTTGTACCGTAAAGATGATAGAGAAATTTTAAGGGGAAAAATTATTTACAATCAACTTGAAACTCAACTGCAAGCAACAGGTCAGTTAGTTACGGTCATCGTTAATAAAAAACCCCTTTATGACCAAAACAATATTCCTATTGGATTAATAGGAAGTTACATGGAAAAAAAACCTGAGCCCCATAGAGCAACTTTGAATATCTTATCTAAACAACAAAAATATTGTCTTCTTTATACGATTCAAGGAAAGAGTGCCAAACAGATTGCTAATCAATTGGGTCTATCAACACGAACAATCGAATTTTATCTTGGCCTGATTAAGCAAAAATTGGCGTGTCGTAACAAAGCGGAATTAATTAGTACTGCTTTACGATTGGGATTTAAAGCTTGA
- a CDS encoding DUF1211 domain-containing protein has product MTILKVSRLEGLSDGIFAIAMTILALDLRLPPHIDSTHLVSVMENVVFFKLFIYIGSFIILGTLWIAMTFQIGLLQRLNRPYLWTHVLYLMVICVVPFSASLVAAYPTNPASIIFFAINLLCASVAQFIIAQCAYYFQLNNELYTPAIRHAIVKRIYVAPLFYFLSIALAYWHPHLAFLALIAPILIYILPGAVDRFDQPPA; this is encoded by the coding sequence ATGACTATTTTGAAAGTATCGCGGTTGGAAGGATTAAGTGATGGTATATTTGCAATTGCAATGACCATTTTAGCACTCGATTTGCGTTTACCTCCTCATATTGACTCAACACATTTAGTGTCTGTAATGGAAAATGTCGTTTTTTTTAAACTTTTTATTTATATCGGTAGTTTTATTATTCTAGGCACATTATGGATTGCGATGACCTTCCAGATTGGTTTATTACAACGTTTAAATCGACCTTATTTATGGACCCACGTTCTATACTTAATGGTTATTTGTGTTGTTCCTTTTTCCGCAAGCCTGGTTGCAGCTTATCCTACCAATCCTGCTAGTATTATTTTCTTTGCAATCAATTTACTTTGTGCGAGTGTCGCGCAATTTATCATTGCGCAATGCGCTTATTATTTCCAATTAAATAATGAATTGTACACGCCCGCGATTCGTCATGCGATTGTGAAACGAATATATGTTGCTCCTCTTTTTTATTTCTTATCCATTGCTTTAGCGTATTGGCATCCTCATCTCGCTTTTTTGGCTTTAATTGCGCCTATTCTTATTTATATTTTACCGGGTGCTGTGGACCGATTTGACCAACCCCCTGCATAA
- a CDS encoding acyloxyacyl hydrolase: MTKINFYRALLFILLGFNLTSTYAWDHSVELGAGKYHDPNNVHYDNSGLFLSGDIIGLKRTFWTFWSLTGALGQWQSTAPENKNLTTAALSLALRFYPFNIADQFPAYLLGSVGPAYLSSRKFGTNTQASNLTIQTNLGLGAEFNQYDINLRLVHFSNANLGNPNEGFNFLFMLSLGYLF, translated from the coding sequence ATGACGAAAATTAATTTTTACCGCGCACTCTTATTTATCCTCTTAGGATTCAATCTTACTTCAACTTATGCTTGGGATCATTCTGTAGAACTTGGCGCCGGGAAGTACCATGATCCAAATAATGTCCATTACGATAACTCGGGTCTCTTTTTATCAGGTGACATTATAGGATTGAAACGCACTTTCTGGACTTTTTGGTCGCTCACAGGTGCGCTAGGGCAATGGCAATCGACAGCACCGGAAAATAAGAATCTCACTACGGCTGCACTCTCTTTAGCTTTACGTTTTTATCCTTTTAATATTGCCGATCAATTTCCAGCTTATCTTTTGGGATCAGTGGGTCCTGCTTACCTTTCAAGTAGGAAATTTGGTACCAATACGCAAGCGAGTAATCTTACCATTCAAACTAACCTTGGCTTAGGGGCTGAGTTTAATCAATATGATATTAATTTACGATTAGTGCATTTTTCAAATGCCAACTTGGGAAATCCCAATGAAGGATTTAATTTTCTTTTCATGCTTTCGTTAGGTTATTTATTTTAA
- a CDS encoding hemerythrin domain-containing protein encodes MNAVEFLLKEHEKVRQMLDEINDESHKPETKKKMFNTLCDDLLRHEAMEHKIWYPHFKANEKLDETVKHLISEEKHAEKAINQFDKVESNEEWEKLFLKFKQDVLHHAHEEETKLFPKIKKMFSEGELENIGHEMYSFKQQYLKENN; translated from the coding sequence ATGAACGCAGTTGAATTCTTATTAAAAGAACATGAAAAAGTACGTCAAATGTTGGACGAGATTAATGATGAGTCGCACAAACCAGAAACAAAAAAGAAAATGTTTAACACATTATGTGATGATTTGTTACGTCATGAAGCTATGGAGCATAAAATTTGGTATCCTCATTTTAAAGCTAATGAAAAGCTTGATGAAACGGTAAAACATTTAATTTCAGAAGAAAAACATGCTGAAAAGGCTATTAATCAATTTGATAAAGTAGAAAGCAATGAAGAGTGGGAGAAATTGTTTTTGAAATTTAAACAGGACGTTCTCCATCATGCTCATGAAGAAGAAACTAAATTATTTCCTAAAATTAAAAAGATGTTTAGTGAAGGAGAATTAGAAAATATTGGTCATGAAATGTATAGTTTCAAGCAACAGTACTTGAAAGAAAATAATTAA
- a CDS encoding cyclic nucleotide-binding domain-containing protein, producing the protein MSLVEIIDDLVTHNDFKENVKYLTKTFLPGQVIQEQGTMPVHIYLIKKGKVNLSINCINHYSSHYEVLHPTLISIGPGEFVCELSLFEKTLSPTDVIAAEDCDVVEFEIESLKCFLEKHPEIAYYFMLEIIKSHSIQIRHAEKAIGVLYAWGLHVHHID; encoded by the coding sequence ATGTCATTAGTCGAGATTATTGATGATTTAGTAACGCACAACGATTTTAAAGAAAACGTTAAATATTTAACGAAAACCTTTTTACCAGGCCAAGTTATACAAGAGCAAGGCACGATGCCGGTTCATATTTATCTAATTAAAAAGGGCAAGGTAAACTTATCCATTAATTGTATTAATCACTACAGCTCTCATTATGAAGTATTGCATCCGACACTTATATCGATAGGTCCTGGAGAGTTTGTTTGCGAATTATCTTTATTTGAAAAGACTCTATCACCTACCGATGTCATTGCAGCCGAAGATTGCGATGTAGTCGAATTTGAAATTGAATCATTAAAATGTTTTTTAGAAAAACATCCTGAAATTGCTTATTATTTTATGTTAGAAATTATAAAGAGTCATTCCATACAAATTCGTCACGCAGAGAAAGCAATAGGCGTTCTTTATGCATGGGGCTTGCATGTTCATCATATTGATTGA
- a CDS encoding DUF488 family protein, translating into MPVYTKRWCDARSSKDGWRILICRYRPRALLKKDETWDIWYNQLGPSKELHAHAYGKFGHQPLNWDSYAKRYFREMKKKDSRDLIMSLAKLAAAGETITLLCSSACTEENKCHRSLLKKLIENPQLLSEKKLDLI; encoded by the coding sequence ATGCCGGTTTACACTAAGCGTTGGTGTGATGCAAGATCATCAAAAGATGGATGGCGAATTTTAATTTGTCGTTATCGTCCGCGGGCTCTACTAAAAAAAGATGAAACATGGGACATTTGGTATAATCAACTTGGACCAAGCAAAGAACTTCATGCACACGCTTATGGAAAGTTCGGTCATCAACCGCTGAATTGGGATAGTTACGCAAAGCGGTATTTCCGCGAAATGAAAAAAAAGGATTCACGTGATTTAATAATGAGCTTGGCAAAACTTGCAGCAGCTGGAGAAACTATAACTTTATTATGTTCTTCCGCATGCACAGAAGAAAATAAATGTCATCGAAGTTTACTTAAAAAATTAATTGAAAATCCTCAACTGTTATCGGAAAAAAAATTGGATTTAATTTAA
- a CDS encoding glutathione-dependent formaldehyde dehydrogenase — protein sequence MKALCWHGKKDVRVDEVPHPEIINDRDAIIRVTATAICGSDLHLYNGLMPTMKSGDILGHEFMGEVVAVGSANKKLKIGDRVVVPFTIACGQCFFCKQDLFSICENSNPNVELANEQMGHSPSGLFGFSHLLGGFSGGQAEYVRVPFADVGPIKIPEGIPDEKVLFLSDILPTGYMAAENCGIKDGDTVAIWGCGPVAQFAIQSAWLLGAGRVIAIDCVKERLAIAEKLGKAETINFEEDDVYDRLMTMTQGRGPDRCIDAVGAEAHVGPKFDSIIDKAKQAVHLASDRPHCLREAIQCCRNGGTVSIPGAYIGMLDNIPFGSAMNRSLTFKMGQTHVQHYLDLLLKKIMNEELDPSKIITHRLKLSEAPEGYKIFNAKEDGCLKIVMTP from the coding sequence ATGAAAGCATTATGCTGGCACGGAAAAAAAGATGTCCGGGTAGACGAAGTTCCCCATCCTGAAATTATTAATGATCGCGATGCTATCATTCGAGTCACCGCGACTGCTATATGCGGATCTGATCTACATTTATATAATGGCTTGATGCCAACAATGAAATCGGGTGACATCTTAGGGCATGAATTCATGGGAGAAGTTGTAGCAGTAGGTTCTGCAAATAAAAAATTAAAAATAGGTGATCGCGTGGTTGTTCCTTTCACCATTGCTTGCGGTCAATGTTTTTTCTGTAAGCAAGACTTATTCTCTATCTGTGAAAACTCTAATCCGAACGTTGAACTGGCAAATGAGCAAATGGGACATTCACCCTCTGGTTTATTTGGATTTTCTCATCTTTTAGGCGGCTTCTCTGGTGGGCAAGCGGAATATGTTCGTGTACCTTTTGCAGATGTGGGGCCGATTAAAATTCCGGAAGGCATTCCTGATGAAAAAGTTTTGTTTTTATCAGACATCTTACCCACAGGTTATATGGCTGCTGAAAATTGCGGAATTAAAGACGGCGATACGGTTGCGATATGGGGTTGTGGACCCGTCGCACAATTCGCTATACAAAGTGCCTGGCTATTAGGCGCTGGGCGCGTGATTGCGATTGATTGTGTTAAAGAAAGATTAGCAATAGCGGAAAAATTAGGTAAAGCTGAAACCATCAATTTTGAAGAAGACGATGTCTATGATCGTTTGATGACAATGACTCAAGGTCGCGGACCAGACCGATGTATCGATGCGGTTGGCGCTGAAGCTCATGTAGGTCCTAAATTTGATTCCATCATAGATAAGGCAAAACAAGCAGTCCATTTAGCTTCAGACCGTCCACATTGCTTAAGAGAAGCAATTCAATGTTGTCGCAATGGTGGCACGGTTTCCATACCCGGTGCCTACATTGGCATGTTAGACAATATCCCATTTGGTTCAGCAATGAATCGAAGTTTGACTTTTAAAATGGGTCAAACGCATGTCCAACATTACCTCGACTTATTACTGAAAAAAATAATGAATGAAGAATTGGATCCATCAAAAATTATTACGCATCGACTAAAGCTAAGTGAGGCGCCAGAGGGTTATAAAATTTTTAATGCTAAAGAAGATGGCTGTTTAAAAATCGTCATGACCCCTTAG
- the greB gene encoding transcription elongation factor GreB, producing MSKAFTKESDDDEPEQAEIPTENIRNCVTPFGLAQLQEEFHRLSYEERPKIVETVRWAAGNGDRSENGDYIYGKKRLREIDRRVRYLTKRIKSAEVVDPNLQKKLTKVFFGATVTYLQSDGLKKTVKLVGVDEADLSQGKISWISPVAKALLKAEVGDVVKLKTPEDIEKLEILAIHY from the coding sequence ATGAGTAAAGCATTTACCAAAGAATCCGATGATGATGAGCCAGAGCAAGCAGAAATCCCCACAGAAAATATTAGAAACTGTGTAACACCTTTTGGACTTGCTCAGTTGCAAGAAGAATTTCATCGTCTTTCCTATGAGGAACGACCTAAAATTGTCGAAACTGTGCGTTGGGCAGCAGGTAACGGGGACCGCTCTGAAAATGGTGATTATATCTATGGAAAGAAACGATTAAGAGAAATTGACCGCCGGGTGCGGTACTTAACCAAAAGAATTAAATCTGCAGAAGTAGTTGATCCTAATCTTCAAAAAAAATTAACAAAAGTATTTTTTGGTGCAACCGTTACTTATCTCCAAAGTGATGGTCTTAAAAAAACAGTAAAACTGGTCGGTGTCGACGAAGCGGATTTATCCCAAGGCAAAATTAGTTGGATCTCACCTGTCGCAAAAGCATTATTAAAAGCAGAAGTGGGGGATGTTGTAAAACTTAAAACGCCGGAAGACATAGAAAAGTTGGAAATCTTAGCCATTCACTATTGA
- a CDS encoding hemerythrin domain-containing protein yields the protein MDIYEYLKMDHKKVTKLFKLFESAPTERNQLEIYKMIRNELTIHAKSEEATFYKALEKHAESLPDTRHGEKEHVGIMNKLAEIDMHKQISNTMKKLILELKQLVEHHVSEEEGKLFKDAKKVLTDKEAYILKLQMHDYKEKLLNGTLSPSTETV from the coding sequence ATGGATATTTATGAATATTTAAAAATGGATCATAAAAAAGTAACTAAGCTTTTCAAATTATTTGAAAGTGCCCCAACTGAACGAAACCAATTAGAAATTTATAAAATGATTCGAAACGAATTAACGATTCATGCAAAATCAGAAGAAGCTACTTTTTACAAAGCTCTAGAAAAACATGCAGAAAGTCTGCCTGACACACGGCATGGTGAAAAGGAACATGTCGGAATTATGAATAAATTAGCTGAAATTGACATGCATAAACAAATAAGTAATACGATGAAAAAATTAATCTTGGAATTGAAGCAACTTGTCGAACACCATGTCTCTGAAGAAGAAGGCAAATTATTTAAAGATGCAAAAAAAGTATTAACGGACAAAGAAGCTTATATTTTGAAATTACAAATGCATGACTATAAAGAAAAATTGTTAAACGGCACGCTTTCACCAAGCACAGAGACTGTTTGA